In the genome of Phocoena sinus isolate mPhoSin1 chromosome 15, mPhoSin1.pri, whole genome shotgun sequence, the window TTTCTGGCGGCTGAGCGGGGCCTTCCCACTCCTCACACTATTACATTCGttcaggaggagggaagggaggataATGGCCTCTGGCCACCGCAGGTCCCCCGcactcccctctgctccccagccctCAGTCAGCCGAGGTTGGGTCACAGAGCCTTGCTGGGAAGCTCTGGGGTGTCCTCCCCAGCACTCTGCACATCCCTGTGGCCTTTCTCTTCCAGCCTGATCCTCACCCCATTCTCCCAAAGTGGTGCCTTTGGCTCCAGACAGGAAAGGGGAGGTGTTAGGGGCAGGCCCTAGGCAGGTGGCACCTGTGCCAGGTTTGTGGGACTGGGAGCCAGGTCTCCTCTGGCCCTGCCTGAAGCCAGCACTGCCCTCGCCTTCCCGTTAGCAATTGACCTCCTGAATTGGAGGTCCTGTTCCTTGGCTGGGCTTCAGGGCACATGTGGGCAGGGGTGTGGAGCCACCCGTCCCCAAGGCACTGGCAGGAATGCTCAGGGCCTAGAACCTGAGGGGAGAGCGCTGAGTGCAGCTGAGAGGTGGGACACATCCTCTGGGCCAGTGCCCAGTGGGGCCCTCACCCtgccctgcttccttcctcaTCCTGTAGAGTGAAGTCAGAGGCCATCATTGCCCACCGTGAACCCAAAGAAGAGGTGGAGGATGTAAGCAGCTATCTCTGTACAGAATTGGTATATTCCACTATTAACATGTGGGCATGGGGGGTGGGCAGTGTGGGCGGTCTTCCCGGGGATGTGCTAGTTCTTCTGGGTCTCTGGCTCCTCCTCACCCCTCCTGTGTGATGACTGCACCCAGCAGCAGCCCCACCACCCCACTGCCCCGGTGACTTCGTACTGTCAGAACCAGCCCCCTCTCTGCGGGATGCCCCCTTACCTAGGTCCTAGCAGATGTGGATTGCACTGTCACAAGTGGGGTCTCCCTGCTTACCGGCCCAACTGCTGCCCCCCAGACAGAACAGTTTGAGTACCTGAGGCCCTCAGATGCCTCATCTGTCCTCACAAACCCCCGGAGATGCATGGAATGTTCTGAGGAAAGCCCTAGGAGTGGCTGTAGGGAAGGGTTTGTAGGGGTGTTTGGCCTTCCCAGATCCTCTCCAGAATAGGGGCCCCAGCCCAGCGACCTGGCCGCCTTCCTTACAGATAAAGCAGGCATGGGTCTTTTAAGCCAAGGTGAAGTTTGGACGCCGACCTCACCACTCATCCACTGTTATTTTGGGGGTTGTGGGATGCACGTAACAGGATGCCGATCCCATAGCAGTCACTTGGGAAACTGTAGCTGTTCACCTTGCTCATCCTGCGCAGCCCTTCACCTCCAAATACTATAGGAAAGAAACAAAGCCGCAGGTGTATTAGGCAGCTGCGGCTCCTCAAGGCCCTCCCACTCGGGCATGGAGGGCACCTGATTGGTGCCTTGACCTCCTGGTGGGGGGCCTGGGGCTGCCGATGCTCCTGTGAACTCCGAGTGCCGGTGGTGGGGGCACGAGGGGagggcagcccagggcagggctgcgTAAGGAGACAGTCCTGCCAGGGACAGCAGATCCCATGCAGATCCGCCGGTACAAGTGTCCAGCTCTGAGGCAGTGACCAGGGTCCTGCTCGCCAGACCTTCCCCAGAACCTTTCTTCCTGCTATGCCACCGTGGGCCAGTCCCACCTGTTAGCATTGACCGGTGGCATTTGGGATTGCCAGGGTGTCTGGGAGCTTGTAGGAAAACACACTGTGTGTGTTGTACCCCTCGAGTGTGTCATGTGACCTTCTGGAAAGAAGGGGGGCCCTTTCGGGGTGGTGGCTCCTGTTCCtgtgcccacccctccccaccgcGTTTGCCTGAAGCTCTGTGGGAAAGCGCCCTTGGGTGCGCCCACTCCCGGAGGCGGCCCCTTGCTGGCTGAGCAGCGGCACTCTCCCCGCAGGACAAAATCCCCATGGCGCAGCGCCGCCGCTTCACGCGTGTGGAGATGGCCCGCGTGCTCATGGAGCGCAACCAGTACAAGGAGCGGCTGATGGAGCTGCAGGAGGCCGTGCGGTGGACCGAGATGATCAGGTGGGCCTCCCGGCTCTTGTGGGCTCCAGAAGACATGCTCCCATCTCCATCTGTGAGCTGTGGTCGCTCTAGGAGGTCCTGGGGATGGGATTGAGGCTGACCACCCCTACACCTCCCTCTCTTCCGGGAGAATTAAGGGTGTCGGGTCATCCCTGGTAGAAGCCTGCAGGGGGCCAGCAGAACTGGGCCTCTGGTGCAGCCCTGGCCAGTGGATGTACCTGGTTTGTTGGGGCCAGTGCACCGGGGTCTCTCTAGGAAGTTACGGGTGACTCGCCTGGGACCCCCTCTTGTCTGATGCTCCAGTCCGTGTGTCCATGGGGAGGGTCCCAAGCAAGGGAGGCAAGAGGGGCCCGGTGAGAGGGGGGCTTGGTTGGACTGGGTGGGCATGGCTGAGTGGGGCCTCTCCCCCTGCCATCCCCTGTAGAGCATCCCGAGAGCATCCATCTGTCCAGGAGAAGAAGAAGTCCACCATCTGGCAATTGTGAGTTGGGGGCACTGGGAGGGCACTGGCAGTGGCTGCTGGGGAGGTCTCCCCTCAGGCCACCCCTCACCCCCTATGCTTCGGCTGGCAGCTTCAGCCGCCTCTTCAGCTCCTCCTCAAGCCCCCCTCCGGCCAAGCGGTCCTACCCCTCCGTGAATATCCATTACAAGTCACCCACCACGGCTGGCTTCAGTCAGCGCCGCAGCCACGCCATGTGCCAGATCTCCGCCGGCAGCCGGCCCCTGGAGTTCTTCCCAGATGAGTGAGTTTCCCaggcctgccctgcccttccccGCTGGCCTGCACAGGGGGAGTCCCTGTGTcccagggcccctcccctccaggctcTGAAGCAGGACCGGTTTCCACCTTGCTGCTCTGGCGGCTGTGCTCAGGGGATGGGGTCCGTAGTGGGAAGGACACTGACCAGGCATCAGGGGTCACGACTTCTCCGTGCACACCGTGTTTACCCTTCCACCCCCAGTGGGAGCATTGGATGTCCCTCAGCAGAGGCTGTGCTCCCCCACAGTCCCTCCGCTTAGTCCCAGAGGCCTGCGCCTCGCTCCTCGGGTGACCCCTAGCAGGCAGCCCGCAGCCATTTCAGGTGCCACCAGGGCTGTGGGTCCCTGCCAGCTGGCCCAGGGCAACGGCTGGATGTGGCCTCCAAGCCTAGAGCTGGGGAGAACCCCCTGCCGTCAGATGGGCACCCGGCAGGGGCGGTCCAGGTCCAGCAGGGAGAGCTCCGGGGCGGCAGGCGTGCTCCCTGCAGATGCAGTAACCTGCCCTTCCTCTGCCAGCGACTGCACATCCTCTGCAAGGCGGGAGCAGAAGCGTGAGCAGTACCGCCAGGTGCGCGAGCACGTGCGCAATGACGACGGGCGGCTGCAGGCCTGTGGCTGGAGCCTACCAGCCAAGTACAAGCAGGTGCTGGGCGCAGGGCAGCAGGGGGGGCGATGCAGGCAGGGAGACCCTGGGGAGCCCCGTACGCGCCCAGGGCCCCAAGTCCAAAACCCGGAGGACCGGGTAGTGGACTGCAGCCCCACACATGTGAGCCGGCCAGGCCTGGCGCCCACAGCGCCCCTCTGCCTTGTTCCTGCAGCTGAGTCCCAACGGGGGCCAGGAGGACACCCGCATGAAGAACGTGCCCGTCCCCGTGTACTGCCGCCCTCTGGTGGAGAAGGACCCGACCATGAAGGTGAGCCCTGCGGAAAGCGCGAGGCTGGGAGAGGTCCCGCTGCCCCAGAAGCCCATGAGGCTGGACCTCATGGCCCTGTCCTCCCAGCTGTGGTGTGCCGCGGGCGTCAACCTGAGCGGCTGGAAACTGAGTGACGATGACCCCGGGAATGGAGTCAAGCCTGTGCCAGGCCACGACCCTCTGACCTGCGACCGGGAAGTAGAAGGAGAGACCAAGAGCAACCACGCGTCCCCCGAGAAGAAGAAGGTCAGAGtggcaggcagggccagggccatcTTCTGCTTCTGCCATCCCGATGGCTCTGCTATGACTAGTCTGGGTGGGAGTGACAGAAACGGAGGACAGCTGGGGACAGTGGCGGGAGACTGGGGTGGCCCGGCCCCCCGCCGGTAGGTGGGGCAGCAAGGAGGAGCGGAGGCTCAGGGCAGCCAGGCTGGAGCAGGTCTGTGCCTGCCCAGGAGCCGTGTGAGGGGCTTAGTGCCTGGAGGCTTCACTTTCTGTCCCGGCTCGATGTGGGGGCCAGTGACTTAATCACCGGGAGCTCAGCCTTCCTCTGAGGAAGGGAAGCCATGAGTGCCACGACCTAGGCACAATGTGCAGTTCAGAGTTCTCACCGTCCTGGCGACAAGGGAGGACATTCAGGTCCCCTAAGGCCACGGGTAAGGCTAGATCCTGAGAGTCCAAGATCCCCCACTCGCCCCCCATTGCTGCTACAGTAGTGAGCACTCAGGCACCAGCCCGTCCCTGTGCTCGGAAACAGGCAAAGGAGCTCCCCGAGGCGGACGCCACCTCCAGCCGCGTGTGGATCCTCACCAGCACCCTGACCACCAGCAAAGTGGTGATCATCGATGCCAACCAGCCGGGCACCGTCGTGGACCAGTTCACCGTGTGCAATGCCCACGTCCTATGCATCTCCAGCATCCCTGGTGAGTGCTGGGCCCCTGCTGCTGGCCGGGAGTCAATGCGGAGCGTCCAGGGAGGAGCTGTCTGAGCCTTCTGCTCAGTCCTGTTAATGATGCAGGAGGAGACCCCTGTATGACGCTCACCCGGTGACAAGGAGATGGGGTGGCATCACAAacagcccctcccttccccctgcaCCCTCACCGGGACTGGAGCTCTGGGTAGGGTCCTGTCATGGGGGCTTCTCAGCGCGGGGTGACGGGGCTGTGACTCTCCCTCCAGCGGCCAGCGATGGTGACTATCCTCCGGGGGAGATCTTCCTGGACAGCGACGTGAACCCTGAGGACTCTAGTGCAGACGGCGTGCTGGCCGGCATCACCCTGGTGGGCTGTGCCACCCGCTGCAACGTGCCACGCAGCAACTGCTCCTCCCGTGGGGACACCCCAGTGCTGGACAAGGGCCAGGGTGAGTCCTGGGCCTGAGCCCGGGCAGCCGTCTTCTCTCACCCAGCCAAGCTCACCCCTCCCTTCCACAGGGGAGGTGGCTGCTGTCGCCAATGGGAAGGTCAACCCATCTCAGTCCACGGAGGAGGCCACGGAGGCCATGGAGGTGCCAGACTCTGGGCCCAGTGAGGCAGAGGCAGCTGCGGTGCGGCCTGGGCCCCTCACAGAGCACGTCTTCACCGACccggcccctgccccacccaccagcaccCAGCCTGACAGGTGGGCTCTCTCAGGATGGggcagcaggggaggaggggagcggGGACtggcagaggtgggcagggacGGGCTTCCATGGGCTGCCCTGGAGCCGCCATCCTCCCTGCAGTGAGAACGGGCTGGAGACGGACGTGAGCGGTGTGCAGCCTGAGCCGGAGCCCAGTGGGGACGCCGCGGGGGCCAGCAGCAGTGCTGCACCCACCATGTGGCTGGGAGCCCAGAACGGCTGGTAGGCTGGGCCTTGGGGGCCGGGATGGAGAGGGTCCCCTGGGCGAGCCCCCACCCACCGTGCCTCCTCCCGCAGGCTCTACGTGCACTCGGCTGTGGCCAACTGGAAGAAGTGTCTGCACTCCATCAAGCTGAAGGACTCCGTGCTGAGCCTGGTGTGCGTAACCCCCGCCGGGGGCCAGGGTCGGGTTGGGAGGGCCGAGGGCAGCCGGCCTGAGCCTGGCTCACCACCTTCCCATTGCAGGCACGTAAAAGGGCGAGTGCTGGTGGCTCTGGCCGATGGGACCCTGGCCATCTTCCACCGAGGTGAAGGTGAGGCCTGGCACGGTGGGTGGGGGAGCAGCATCTGACGTCCAGGCAGGGCGTGAACCACCCGCACCGTGAGCAGAGGTGGCCTGGCCAGGCCTGAGCAGGGGTCGCGGGCTCTCTACAGACAGCCAGTGGGACCTGAGCAACTATCACCTGATGGACCTGGGCCACCCACACCACTCCATCCGCTGCATGGCCGTCGTGTATGACCGCGTCTGGTGCGGCTACAAGAACAAGGTGCATGTCATCCAGCCCAAGACGATGCAGATTGAGGCAAGTGCAGGCTGGGGCTTCCACACACCTTCTAATGGACTCTGGTGGGGGCTTCGTGGGGTCAAAGGAAATGCACTTAGGGAAGTGACTGGTTCATCCAAGGTCACGGGCCAACAAAGGGCAGCTGGGCTGTGAATGCCTGTCTTTCTGGAGCCCACCTGCTGCTTCTCTCTGAAACAAGCAGATGGGTGTCTGAATGGGCTCCCCCGCACCTCCCTCAGGCACTgctgtggggtggggctggggtgctgGGGCTCCTCCTAGGAGCCAGGACCCAAGGGAGCAAAGAGGCCCTAGAAAGGTGCCCATGAGCTGCTTCAGGGACTCTTGGCCATGGCAGCTTCAGGGCCCCCCACCCCATTGACGGGCTGCCCTGACCCCACAGAAGTCGTTCGACGCCCACCCACGGCGGGAGAGCCAGGTACGGCAACTGGCGTGGATTGGTGATGGGGTGTGGGTGTCCATCCGCCTGGACTCCACGCTGCGGCTCTACCACGCCCACACCCACCAGCACCTGCAGGACGTGGATATTGAGCCCTACGTCAGCAAGATGCTGGGTGAGGGGCCACCCCAGCCGGGcatgtgggggcagggagggtccCCCGAGCCCTCCCCGCTgacccgcctccccccacccccagggacagGCAAGCTGGGCTTCTCCTTCGTGCGCATCACAGCCCTGCTCATCGCAGGCAACCGCCTCTGGGTGGGCACCGGCAACGGAGTTGTCATCTCCATCCCGCTGACTGAGAGTGAGTGACCCACAGACATCTGTAGAAATGGCCTGGCTGCCACTCACAGGCGCATGTCAGGGTCCCAGGGGCAGGTGCGCTCTGCCAGGACAGAGGAGGACGCGGGCTGCCCTAGCCGCAGCCCTCCTCAGCCAGTCCCTCCTGtgacttctttcctctctcttccatgctccgcccctcacctcccccagcTGTGGTCCTGCACCGAGGCCAGCTCCTGGGGCTCCGAGGTAAGTCCAGAGCGCCTGCCTCCTGCTCTCAGAAGGAAGCCCCCCACTGTGGACACACTGGGGGCTGAGGCTGCCCTTGCCCCTCGGACTGGCTCTGGCACCAGGCAggccccaccctctgcccccgGCTGCTGGAAAACTGGTCCTCCCAGTCAGCAGGTTCAGCCCCTCCGGGACCCTCTCTCTCCAGCCAACAAGTCGTCCCCCACATCTGGGGAGGGGGCCCGCCCAGGAGGCATCATCCACGTGTACGGAGACGACAGCAGTGACAAATCAGCCAGCAGCTTCATCCCTTACTGCTCCATGGCCCAGGCTCAGCTCTGCTTCCACGGGCACCGTGACGCTGTCAAATTCTTTGTCTCCGTGCCAGGTGAGGGGCCGGGCCCCACTCCCCGCAGGGCTGCAGCCGCGGCCTCCCTTCAGGAGCCTGTGGGGGGGGCGCTCTGGCTGCCCCGCTGAGGTCCCTGTGCCCCGATGACAGGGAACGTGTTGGCCACTCTCAACGGCAGCGTGCTCGACAGCCCCTCCGAGAGCCCCGGGCCCACTGCCCCCACCGCAGACACCGAGGCCCAGAAGCTGAAGAACGTGCTGGTGCTTAGCGGCGGGGAGGGCTACATTGACTTCCGCATCGGTAAGTGGGTGCTGCTGGGGCCCCAGGTGTCCCCGGACAGGGGTGGCCCCTTCATGGCAGCTGTGCTCTCTCCAGGTGACGGAGAAGACGATGAGCCCGAGGAGGGTGCAGGGGACGTGAGCCAAGTGAAGCCCCTGCTGTCCAAGGCCGAGCGCAGCCACATCATCGTGTGGCAGGTGTCCTACACCCCCGAGTGAGGCTGCGGCCTGCCGTCACCCCGCCCCGCCTGATGCCATCTGCCACATGTACATACAGCCCCGCCCACCTGCCCACCACCCACCCAGGGGGCAGCCTGCCCGCAGGCAGCCAGGTGCCCGTCCACCCCACTTCTAGCCTCTCAACCTGCAGCTTTCACCTTCGGTCCGGGCCTCCCCATGAGCTGGCAGAGAGCATAGGGTCTGGCTGGGAGCGAGTAGTGGGGTGGCATCCTGaccagggaggggcagagcctCTTGGGACACCCTCTCCCCAGCAGCTCCTGGCTGGCACCCAGCCCAAAGCCCTCCAGGCCCGAGGGCACTTCAGGGCCAGAGCGAGGCAGAACCCCAGGGTGGGTCgggccagggaagcccctacaggtGGCTCCGAGCTCCACCCTGGGCTCCCCACTCCAGTCACTCATTCCCAGGATCTCTCCAGGGAGTCAAGCAGGGACTTCACCGCGCTAAGTCTTCCCACCCTGAGTCCACTTGCCTTTGGCTGCTGCCCATGGGAGTGGGGATCCAACCCTCAGGGAGTTGGCCCAGTTGCTAGCCTTCCCtgggctccccctcccccatccctaccGCCCTGGGAACTGGCATGAAAGCATGTAACCAGGCTCCCTGGGGCAGCTGCCTGAGAAGACAGACACACACCCTCATCCCGCTCAAGCCCCATGATCGTCCTGTGTGGCGGGCTCTCACTGGCCCTCACTGACCTGTGTCCTCCCCGACCTTGCTAACTCTCCGTGGGTGAACACCCACCTTGTAGGAGCAGGCCCCTTGAGTCCCACCCCTCCCGGAAGCCCCTAGGGTGGAATTTCTCAGGCTGCCAGGGCAGGCCCAAGCCTCAGGAAGAAGGGGAGGCCCCTGGTCTCTCCCGGGGTCAGTCCTTGGATGTAGGCTCAGCCTCAGGGTGATGGGGAAAGGTGTGCTCCAGGGCCTGCCTCCTGTGCAGTCTCCAAGGAGCCCAGCTCCCAAGACACGCTACTAAGTGCCTAGGGATAAGCGGTGTGGCCTGCTCCCTTGAGGGCATCTGATGATAGGCCACCGAGCAGAGGCCCAAGGGTTAAGGACAGGAGCCGCCTCCAGCCGGCTCTTGGCGATGGCGCGTGTCTGCTTTGAGGGGCACCGCCCTGGACTGCCAACTCCCCCACCTACCCAGGCCTTATTCCTGTTCCTCGAGGCACCGATCAGGGCAGCCCCGGGCACTgctgcccacccacctcccaccagAGAAGCACAGATCTTGGGCAGCCATCCCACGAGCCCAGCTGGCCACCGCTGCAGCCACCAGCAGCTGCAGGCTTCTCCCCACCACCCTGTCACTCTCCACTGTGATGTACGTCAAGTCCCTTGTCTGTCCTCACAGGGCCTGAAGTGACTCGGGGGTTAGCTGGGTGGGTGCAACTGGGTGACACGATTCTCCTCAGGCTTTGGCCCTGCAAGTGAACCTACATATCTGCTCTGTAAGTAATAAATGTCTTAACATCATGCTTCTGTGTCCCTGAGCCCAAACCAACTCGAGCACAAAAGTTTTCctcaatttattataaaaagaagtaCTGGGACAAGCAAAGTACTACGGTGGCACCCTGCCGCATTCCAGACGTGCTGTAAACAGGCGCAGGCCGGGCTGGGCCTCCTGAGAACCTCAGCCGGACAGTAAGGCCTGTAGCAACCAGAGCTCCGCAGGCGTGCACCAGTTGCCCTCCTGTGCCCCCTGCCACAGGAAGGGTATTCTGAGCTCCTAGGGGTTGGGTCCACACGTGTGCACACCTCCGGGGCCTGGAGGATGCGGAATCACCCACAGCCCACTGCAGACGGGCACATCTGCCCGACCGGCTACTCGTACAGCCAGTGCCCGGCGCTGTCCTCCCAGCACAGAAGCTCGTCTGCGCGGAACCAGAGCGCTATCTCGCGGCGGGCGCTCTCCACCGAGTCGCTGCCGTGAATCACGTTCCTGTGCAGGAGAGGCGCGGGTGAGCACAGGCCCGGAGCAGAGCTCGGGCAGAGAGCCCCGCGCAGCCCGGTTCGGGGAGTTGGAACCGGCCTTACTTGCCGACCTCGATGCAGAAATCGCCACGGATGGTACCGGGCGTGGCGTCGGCCGGGTTCGTGGCCCCGATGAGCGCCCGCGAAGCGCGCACAACGTCCAGACCCTGCCACACCTGCAGACGGGGCCCGGGGTCAGCACGGGGTCAGCGCGCCTCCCTCCCGCCAGCCAGCACTCACCATGGCCACCACCGGCCCGGAGCCCATGTACTTGACCAGGCGCCCGTAGAAAGGGCGCTCACGCAGCTCGGCGTAGTGCTGGCGCAGCAGCTCCTCcgaggcctggggagggaggggggaagggacgCGTGCTCCTGGGACCCCCATCCCCCACGCGCGGGGACCCCGTCtccccctgcaccccaccccgcGGCGCTCCCCACGCCCGGGGATCTCTCCCCAACAACCCCGTCACGCTCCCCACGCCTGGGGACCCCGGCCCTCACCAGCACCAGCTTCAGCGCCACCAGCTTGAAGCCCTTCCTCTCGAAGCGCCGAACGATCTCGCCCACGAGCCGCCGCTGCACGCCGTCAGGCTTCACGGCCAGGAAGGTGCGCTCGTGCACGCCGGTGTACGCTGTGGGAACCGCCGGAGTAGGGGCGCATCAGACCCGGCCGCACCCCCTAcccgccccgcccggcccgcGCCGCTCACCCGCCGGGAAGAGGTTGGCAAAGATGGTCAGCACCAGGCAGATCATGATGGCGGCAACGGGGCTCGGGCGGCTCGAGGGCCGGGGCGGGGGAGACGcgcgggccggggcggggcctgTGCTTAAAGTCGCCTGGTCGCCGGGCGCCGCCACCTCGGCGGACGCGGAGAAGGGGTGCCTGTCGTTCACGCCGACGCCGGGACCTCTGCGGCCGCGCCTGTGACTCCCGAATTCCCTCGGGTCTCCCCACCACCGGGCGCCTGCGCGGAACTCCTCTCACCACCCGGCCGTAAGCAGCAGTGTCAGCCAGCTCCTCccccacagccctgccaacagCCCGCTTTGGTACCCCAAACTCAAAGAAGTCACAACCCAGGGCTGCTTCATGTGCCTTTATTCGCGTTCAGTTTCTACCTGGGTCCCGGCAGAGGCAACAGGTCATAGAGAGGGAAGCCAGCGTGGAAGTGACAGGAGCCAGCAGCGGGGCTCCAAACCTGCGGGCCCTGCTGCTTCCGGCTTTCCCCCAGCAGCCACCTCCTAAGAGGCCCCCTCAGTCAGATCTGCGTGTTGGGGCAGCAGGGACAGAGGAAAGACACAAGGTGCAAGGTCTGACCCCACCCTTTTCCAAGAAAATGTAGAACCTCAACAAGTCACGGGGAGGTAGGATCCAAGCTCCCAGGGAGCTGATTCAGGTGTAACCGAAAATGGTGGCCACTGCCTTGCACCCCTGCGGCAGCCTGCCCGCTCTGGCATTTTAGACTGCAGTGCCCTTGGTCTTTCTCTTCGACTCCTGGTTCTCAGGATAGTCCCAGGGATCAATGCGTATCCTCTTCAGATTGAGCATGGGCTCCTCCGTGCTGGTGTCTCCATTTCTCTGTCGCTCTGCTAGAATCATTGCGCGGAGGAGCGGCGGGTAGGGCACAGTGCGCAGAGTGTCCTCCGGCGCCGGCGTGAAAGCGGTGAAGGCCTCCTCCTCGTGCTTGGGCACCAGCCGCCAGTCGTGGTACATGACCTGTTCTATCTCCCGAGCCTCACTCTCCGTCTTTCCTGGGGAAAGAAGAACGAGGCTTCTTGCACACACGTTGACGGAACAATCTGTTGCCGGCAGCCTCCTCACCGGGTTTGGACGCCTTACCTTTGAAGGTCAGGACGCCCCAAGCCTTCCCGTGGTCCAAGTTCTGCAAAGCAAGTGGGGAGGAGATCAGCTCAGAAAGCTCGCTTGCCCAGGGATCGGGCGACAGGATATCCCGTCCCACAAAGTCGCGCGCAGGGGAGACAGTGGTGCCCCGCGGTGCCGGGAGCTGAGGGGTGGGCACCGTGCATGCACCTGCGCCGTGTAGTCGGGCCGGACCCGCGTGAGGCGCCAGTAGCACGGCTCGTCGTGCTGCCACAGCCAGGACTTGCGCGTGACAAGGCGGCCCAGGCCGAAGAGCGGGAGGCGGCCAAGCAACTGTAGGAGGCGGCTCTCGCGGCGCACATCGGCCCAGGCTCGCGCGGGCAGCTTGCGGCCCGACTGCGGCCGCGTCAGCGTCTCGTAGTCCAGGGCGTAGCGCTCCGAATCGCGCGGCCGCTCCCGCTGCTCGCGCAGGGCCCGCACGCGGCGGGCCAGCTCGGCGATCAGCCGCGGCCGCACCTTCTTCCGCGCCATGGCCGGGCAGCCTCCGCGCTCCGGCCGGAAGATGCCACCGCGCGCCGCGGGGCGCGCCCGACGCCGGAAGCGGCGGGTGTCCCCCGCAAATGCGTCCGGGCGCTGCCGGAAGGGGAGAAGAGGCCGGGCGGGCCGTGGCGAGGGCTGGGTctgggagggctgggggctcGCGCCGGGGCCGGGGATAGCTGCAGCCCCCGACCTGGGAGATGTCGGACTCGGACATCGAGGGCCCCGCGGGCGAGGAGGCCGCCGCCAGGGTTCGAGACCCGGCGGAAGAGCGCAGGGCGGCGGCCGAGGTGCTGCGGCGGCTGCGGCCCGAGCAAGCCGTGCGGCGCCTGGCGGTGCTCGTGGACCCAGGTGCGGGCGGGCGCGGGCAGCGGCCCGGGATGGGGAGCTCGGCCTTGAGGAGCTTGTTTATCTGCGCTCTGGGAGCCGGACGGGAATCAGTTGTTGGTAACACGCTGTGCAGGCTGTGGGGCTGCTGTCCCCACCCAAGTAGTGTCCTGTCGTGGGGGAAAGAAGGAGTGACAGCTGACTGTCCCTTTGCTCCATCCAGCCATTCTGGAAGATGCCGGTGCCGACATCCTGATGGAGGCTCTGGACGCCCTGAGCTGTGAGTACCGCGTGGAGCCCGAACGCCCTGCATGGAGCCTGAACGCCCTGCATGGAGCCTCAGGTGGAGCAGAGTGAAGCCAGACCCTTGCTCCCTCAGTGTGAGTGTCCTGGGTTTACGGAATGCAGCCCTGGGTTGGATGTTTTATGTGACAAAGCTCTTTTGAGAGGCAGCTGCAGCAATTGTGCACGTTTTACATACCAGTAAACTGAGAACGGGGAACGCTGAGTGAGTGATGCACAGGCCACTTTTGGTAAGTTGCGGGCTGGGAGCCAGAGCCTGAACG includes:
- the MAPK8IP3 gene encoding C-Jun-amino-terminal kinase-interacting protein 3 isoform X2; the protein is MMEIQMDEGGGVVVYQDDYCSGSVMSERVSGLAGSIYREFERLIHCYDEEVVKELMPLVVNVLENLDSVLSENQEHEVELELLREDNEQLLTQYEREKALRKQAEEKFIEFEDALEQEKKELQTQVEHYDFQTRQLELKAKNYADQISRLEERESEMKKEYNALHQRHTEMIQTYVEHIERSKMQQVGGNSQTESTLPGRRKERPTSLSVFPLTDGMVRAQMGGKLMPAGDHWHLSDLGQLQLSSTYQCPQDEMSESGQSSAAATPSTTGTKSNTPTSSVPSAAVTPLSEGLQPLGDYSGSSKNNKRAREKRNSRNMEVQVTQEMRNVSIGMGSSDEWSDVQDIIDSTPELDMGREPRLDRTGSSPTQGIVNKAFGINTDSLYHELSTAGSEVIGDVDEGADLLGEFSGMGKEVGNLLLENSQLLETKNALNVVKNDLIAKVDQLSGEQEVLKGDLEAARQAKLRLENRIKDLEEELRRVKSEAIIAHREPKEEVEDVSSYLCTELDKIPMAQRRRFTRVEMARVLMERNQYKERLMELQEAVRWTEMIRASREHPSVQEKKKSTIWQFFSRLFSSSSSPPPAKRSYPSVNIHYKSPTTAGFSQRRSHAMCQISAGSRPLEFFPDDDCTSSARREQKREQYRQVREHVRNDDGRLQACGWSLPAKYKQLSPNGGQEDTRMKNVPVPVYCRPLVEKDPTMKLWCAAGVNLSGWKLSDDDPGNGVKPVPGHDPLTCDREVEGETKSNHASPEKKKAKELPEADATSSRVWILTSTLTTSKVVIIDANQPGTVVDQFTVCNAHVLCISSIPAASDGDYPPGEIFLDSDVNPEDSSADGVLAGITLVGCATRCNVPRSNCSSRGDTPVLDKGQGEVAAVANGKVNPSQSTEEATEAMEVPDSGPSEAEAAAVRPGPLTEHVFTDPAPAPPTSTQPDSENGLETDVSGVQPEPEPSGDAAGASSSAAPTMWLGAQNGWLYVHSAVANWKKCLHSIKLKDSVLSLVHVKGRVLVALADGTLAIFHRGEDSQWDLSNYHLMDLGHPHHSIRCMAVVYDRVWCGYKNKVHVIQPKTMQIEKSFDAHPRRESQVRQLAWIGDGVWVSIRLDSTLRLYHAHTHQHLQDVDIEPYVSKMLGTGKLGFSFVRITALLIAGNRLWVGTGNGVVISIPLTETSPSCDFFPLSSMLRPSPPPAVVLHRGQLLGLRANKSSPTSGEGARPGGIIHVYGDDSSDKSASSFIPYCSMAQAQLCFHGHRDAVKFFVSVPGNVLATLNGSVLDSPSESPGPTAPTADTEAQKLKNVLVLSGGEGYIDFRIGDGEDDEPEEGAGDVSQVKPLLSKAERSHIIVWQVSYTPE
- the MAPK8IP3 gene encoding C-Jun-amino-terminal kinase-interacting protein 3 isoform X4, which codes for MMEIQMDEGGGVVVYQDDYCSGSVMSERVSGLAGSIYREFERLIHCYDEEVVKELMPLVVNVLENLDSVLSENQEHEVELELLREDNEQLLTQYEREKALRKQAEEKFIEFEDALEQEKKELQTQVEHYDFQTRQLELKAKNYADQISRLEERESEMKKEYNALHQRHTEMIQTYVEHIERSKMQQVGGNSQTESTLPGRRKERPTSLSVFPLTDGMVRAQMGGKLMPAGDHWHLSDLGQLQLSSTYQCPQDEMSESGQSSAAATPSTTGTKSNTPTSSVPSAAVTPLSEGLQPLGDYSGSSKNNKRAREKRNSRNMEVQVTQEMRNVSIGMGSSDEWSDVQDIIDSTPELDMGREPRLDRTGSSPTQGIVNKAFGINTDSLYHELSTAGSEVIGDVDEGADLLGEFSVRDDFFGMGKEVGNLLLENSQLLETKNALNVVKNDLIAKVDQLSGEQEVLKGDLEAARQAKLRLENRIKDLEEELRRVKSEAIIAHREPKEEVEDVSSYLCTELDKIPMAQRRRFTRVEMARVLMERNQYKERLMELQEAVRWTEMIRASREHPSVQEKKKSTIWQFFSRLFSSSSSPPPAKRSYPSVNIHYKSPTTAGFSQRRSHAMCQISAGSRPLEFFPDDDCTSSARREQKREQYRQVREHVRNDDGRLQACGWSLPAKYKQLSPNGGQEDTRMKNVPVPVYCRPLVEKDPTMKLWCAAGVNLSGWKLSDDDPGNGVKPVPGHDPLTCDREVEGETKSNHASPEKKKAKELPEADATSSRVWILTSTLTTSKVVIIDANQPGTVVDQFTVCNAHVLCISSIPAASDGDYPPGEIFLDSDVNPEDSSADGVLAGITLVGCATRCNVPRSNCSSRGDTPVLDKGQGEVAAVANGKVNPSQSTEEATEAMEVPDSGPSEAEAAAVRPGPLTEHVFTDPAPAPPTSTQPDSENGLETDVSGVQPEPEPSGDAAGASSSAAPTMWLGAQNGWLYVHSAVANWKKCLHSIKLKDSVLSLVHVKGRVLVALADGTLAIFHRGEDSQWDLSNYHLMDLGHPHHSIRCMAVVYDRVWCGYKNKVHVIQPKTMQIEKSFDAHPRRESQVRQLAWIGDGVWVSIRLDSTLRLYHAHTHQHLQDVDIEPYVSKMLGTGKLGFSFVRITALLIAGNRLWVGTGNGVVISIPLTETVVLHRGQLLGLRANKSSPTSGEGARPGGIIHVYGDDSSDKSASSFIPYCSMAQAQLCFHGHRDAVKFFVSVPGNVLATLNGSVLDSPSESPGPTAPTADTEAQKLKNVLVLSGGEGYIDFRIGDGEDDEPEEGAGDVSQVKPLLSKAERSHIIVWQVSYTPE